The SAR324 cluster bacterium genome includes a window with the following:
- a CDS encoding purine-binding chemotaxis protein CheW: protein MMTEDITQTQYLTFVLDSEEFALEIGKVREVLEVTSITKVPQMPGFMCGVINLRGSVVPVIDMRMKFGLHQTEMTVNTCIIIVEILIGKERTIIGAMVDSVKEVMEIEPSQIQPPPKIGTKLDTEFIKGMGKHNEGFLILLDIDRVFSVDELSMVSGLSGADAEMVM from the coding sequence ATTATGACTGAAGATATAACACAAACACAATACCTGACGTTTGTTCTGGACAGTGAGGAATTCGCTCTGGAGATTGGCAAGGTCAGGGAAGTGCTGGAAGTGACCAGTATCACCAAAGTTCCGCAAATGCCGGGATTTATGTGCGGAGTGATCAATTTGCGCGGCAGTGTTGTGCCGGTGATCGACATGCGGATGAAATTTGGTCTGCATCAGACCGAAATGACGGTCAACACCTGCATCATCATTGTGGAAATCCTGATCGGAAAAGAACGAACCATCATTGGGGCCATGGTGGATTCGGTCAAGGAAGTGATGGAAATCGAACCGTCACAAATCCAGCCACCGCCGAAGATTGGCACAAAACTGGATACGGAGTTCATCAAGGGCATGGGCAAACACAACGAGGGCTTCCTGATTCTTCTGGATATCGACCGCGTCTTCTCAGTGGATGAACTCAGCATGGTTTCCGGACTCTCCGGCGCTGATGCTGAAATGGTGATGTAG
- a CDS encoding endonuclease domain-containing protein, with product MGKNIIPYNPKLKEFAKELRKNSTLSEVLLWSRLKSRQMRGYTFNRQKPLDQYIVDFYCKPLNLVIEIDGWSHDEKYNSDMRRQKHLESFGLHILRFHDHTVKENIENVLMAIDGWIQQTEKTSH from the coding sequence ATGGGAAAAAACATTATTCCTTATAACCCCAAACTCAAAGAGTTCGCAAAGGAACTAAGAAAAAACAGTACTCTTTCCGAAGTGTTGTTGTGGAGTCGCCTGAAATCCAGACAAATGCGAGGTTATACCTTTAATCGTCAAAAACCATTGGATCAATACATTGTTGATTTTTATTGTAAACCATTGAATCTCGTCATTGAAATTGATGGATGGAGTCATGACGAAAAATACAACTCCGATATGAGACGACAGAAACACCTGGAATCTTTCGGGTTACATATTCTTCGATTTCATGATCATACTGTTAAAGAAAATATTGAGAATGTGTTAATGGCGATTGATGGATGGATTCAACAAACGGAAAAAACATCACACTAA
- a CDS encoding CBS domain-containing protein encodes MHRFISLTVESAMTTDVRGITLETSLKEIGQIFEETGFHMLPVLEGKHLLGVVSEYDFLRAFIFSNLSPVPHYERLLDKTTAHIYNADPLTVSPSQPLSRVLQMIVESQARSFPVVNADQEILGIISRHDVVVRLMPEYQNLSLL; translated from the coding sequence ATGCACAGATTTATCAGCCTGACTGTCGAGTCTGCCATGACGACAGATGTTCGAGGAATCACCCTTGAAACTTCATTGAAAGAAATTGGACAAATTTTTGAGGAAACAGGTTTTCATATGCTACCTGTCCTTGAAGGAAAGCATCTTTTAGGGGTGGTGAGTGAATATGACTTTTTAAGAGCGTTTATCTTTTCCAATCTCAGCCCTGTTCCGCATTATGAGCGTTTGCTGGATAAAACAACCGCCCATATTTATAACGCTGATCCCTTGACAGTGTCGCCCTCCCAACCGTTGAGCAGAGTGCTTCAGATGATTGTTGAATCTCAAGCACGGAGTTTTCCGGTGGTGAATGCGGACCAGGAAATTCTGGGCATCATTTCACGGCATGATGTGGTGGTGCGCCTGATGCCTGAATATCAGAATTTATCCCTGCTGTAA